A genomic segment from Paenibacillus sp. FSL K6-1096 encodes:
- a CDS encoding AraC family transcriptional regulator yields the protein MRAFHENRTYGSAFPFTAFVSHNIDFLAHWHNDLEIVYVLEGSIRMGINSETKVLNAGDMAVCSSGDIHYYDSKNSQSKLLMIIFNPSLIGYPAGWPLNMRLESPFLENRPSSPEEELVLVRLHTIMQELLKERTRKLPYHEQLITGLLHELCALILRHMPLDIIDPHKDKRRITNMKIMQEVLEYLDVHYMQPITLADAARHANMSLFYFSRFFKSISGMSFVAYLNSIRVNQAERLLLATDKSILDIALECGFTNIRTFNRVFKQVKLRTPSELR from the coding sequence ATGAGAGCTTTTCATGAAAATAGAACCTACGGGTCAGCGTTCCCCTTCACTGCCTTCGTCAGCCACAATATCGATTTCCTGGCCCACTGGCATAACGATCTGGAGATCGTCTATGTGCTGGAGGGCTCGATCCGCATGGGGATCAATTCGGAGACGAAGGTGCTGAACGCCGGGGACATGGCCGTGTGCAGCAGCGGCGACATCCATTATTATGACAGTAAGAACAGCCAGTCCAAGCTGCTGATGATTATTTTCAACCCTTCGCTGATCGGGTATCCGGCCGGGTGGCCGCTGAATATGCGGCTGGAGTCCCCTTTTCTGGAGAACCGCCCGTCCAGTCCTGAAGAAGAGCTTGTCCTTGTCCGTCTGCATACCATCATGCAGGAACTGTTGAAGGAGCGGACCCGCAAGCTTCCGTATCATGAGCAGTTAATAACCGGGCTGCTGCACGAGCTGTGTGCCCTGATTCTGCGGCATATGCCGCTGGATATCATCGATCCCCACAAGGATAAGCGGCGGATTACGAATATGAAGATCATGCAGGAGGTACTGGAATACCTCGACGTCCATTACATGCAGCCCATCACCCTGGCCGACGCCGCAAGGCACGCTAACATGAGCCTGTTCTATTTCTCCCGCTTCTTCAAAAGCATCTCAGGCATGAGCTTCGTCGCTTACCTGAACAGTATCCGTGTCAATCAGGCGGAACGGCTGCTGCTCGCCACCGACAAAAGCATTCTCGACATTGCTCTGGAATGCGGCTTCACCAACATCCGCACCTTCAACCGTGTATTCAAGCAGGTCAAGCTGCGGACACCGAGTGAGCTGCGTTAG